A genomic window from Maylandia zebra isolate NMK-2024a linkage group LG20, Mzebra_GT3a, whole genome shotgun sequence includes:
- the cox4i2 gene encoding cytochrome c oxidase subunit 4 isoform 2, mitochondrial: MLRLTTGRVGCLLARRATAAVTTSSTRMASKEVSESVDMSQPMYWDRVDIPLPDKPYKDVLTDADKSLKQKEKGPWGQLTKEEKIALYRLTFCKTYPEMKQQTAEWKTVIGGIFFFLGFTGIVIWWQSVYVYPPRPRTFDDEWKSQQLKRMLDMKINPIQGISAKWDYEKGQWK, from the exons ATGCTGCGTTTGACTACTGGGCGCGTGGGATGCCTCCTGGCCAGGCGCGCGACAGCTGCCGTGACTACCAGCAGCACGAGGATGGCGAGCAAAG AGGTGTCCGAGTCAGTGGACATGTCTCAGCCAATGTACTGGGACCGTGTGGACATCCCACTGCCTGACAAACCCTACAAAGATGTCCTGACTGATGCTGACAAGAGCCTGAAGCAGAAGGAGAAAGGACCCTGGGGTCAGCTGactaaagaagaaaagattGCCT TGTATCGGCTGACGTTCTGCAAGACCTACCCAGAGATGAAGCAGCAGACAGCAGAGTGGAAGACGGTCATTGGGggcattttcttcttcctggGCTTCACAGGCATAGTGATCTGGTGGCAGAGTGTCTACG TCTACCCTCCACGTCCCAGGACCTTTGATGACGAATGGAAGTCCCAGCAGCTGAAGAGGATGTTGGACATGAAGATCAACCCCATCCAGGGCATCTCTGCCAAATGGGACTATGAAAAAGGCCAGTGGAAATAA